The following proteins are co-located in the Nonlabens ponticola genome:
- a CDS encoding PSP1 domain-containing protein → MSCSSCGTGGDSPRGCKNNGTCGTSGCNKLTVFDWLANMDLPDGQEQFKYVEVRFKNSRKEFFYNKDNLQLKIGDIVATQANSGHDIGIVTLTGELVRVQMKRKRVKQDPEEICAIYRIANQTDIDKWKAARDREDAMKINAREIAIRLQLQMKISDIEFQGDGSKATFYYTADQRVDFRELIREYAGTFKTRIEMRQIGLRQEAARLGGIGSCGRELCCSTWLTDFRSVTTSAARYQNLSLNPQKLAGQCGKLKCCLNYELDSYLDALSTFPKQNQKLYTEKGVALCQKVDIFKGLMWYCYDGEWMNWHVLTTDQVHEIVKKNKAKEKVASIEEYASELIIEEKVSFENVVGQDSLTRFDQATKQRGKRKKRRNNRKSSGNNTRIKNTNQKKKGGNKPNDSKKPVAQKTTSGNKPSSNKRRRPKRTNKGGSQNNNSAKE, encoded by the coding sequence ATGAGTTGTAGTAGTTGTGGAACTGGTGGTGACTCGCCACGCGGTTGTAAAAATAATGGTACCTGCGGTACTTCTGGATGTAATAAACTTACCGTTTTTGACTGGCTGGCAAACATGGATTTGCCCGATGGTCAAGAACAATTCAAATATGTAGAGGTACGTTTTAAAAACAGCCGAAAAGAATTCTTCTACAACAAGGATAATCTTCAACTCAAGATAGGTGACATTGTTGCCACACAGGCAAACAGCGGTCATGACATTGGGATAGTAACACTTACTGGCGAGTTGGTGCGCGTACAGATGAAACGTAAACGCGTAAAGCAGGATCCAGAAGAAATCTGCGCCATCTACCGCATTGCCAATCAAACCGATATCGACAAGTGGAAAGCTGCTAGAGATCGTGAGGATGCAATGAAGATAAATGCTCGCGAGATAGCCATACGCCTGCAACTACAAATGAAAATTTCTGATATTGAATTTCAGGGTGATGGTTCCAAAGCTACTTTTTACTACACGGCAGACCAGCGCGTGGATTTCCGTGAATTAATACGGGAATATGCAGGCACCTTCAAGACGCGCATCGAGATGCGCCAGATAGGCCTGCGACAAGAAGCTGCAAGATTAGGCGGCATAGGTTCTTGTGGTAGAGAATTGTGCTGTAGCACGTGGTTGACAGACTTTAGATCTGTAACGACCAGTGCCGCCCGATATCAAAATTTATCACTCAATCCACAAAAACTGGCCGGGCAATGCGGTAAGCTCAAATGCTGCTTGAACTATGAGCTAGACTCATACCTAGATGCGTTGAGCACGTTCCCAAAACAGAATCAAAAGCTATACACAGAAAAAGGCGTCGCGTTGTGCCAAAAGGTAGATATCTTCAAAGGCCTGATGTGGTATTGCTATGATGGTGAGTGGATGAACTGGCACGTACTCACAACAGACCAAGTTCATGAGATCGTCAAAAAGAACAAAGCCAAGGAGAAAGTCGCCAGCATTGAAGAATACGCTAGCGAACTGATCATAGAGGAAAAAGTGAGCTTTGAGAATGTGGTAGGACAAGACAGCCTTACTCGATTTGATCAAGCTACCAAGCAACGTGGCAAACGCAAGAAAAGACGCAATAATCGCAAATCCAGCGGTAATAATACCCGCATTAAGAATACAAATCAGAAAAAAAAAGGCGGCAATAAACCTAACGACTCAAAAAAGCCAGTAGCTCAAAAAACTACCAGTGGCAATAAGCCATCCAGTAATAAGCGCCGCAGGCCTAAACGCACCAATAAAGGCGGTAGTCAAAACAATAATTCGGCTAAGGAATGA